A DNA window from Amycolatopsis sp. DSM 110486 contains the following coding sequences:
- a CDS encoding undecaprenyl-diphosphate phosphatase: MSAIDLGQSVILGIVEGLTEFLPVSSTGHLKIAEGLLGIPVDDQSVVGFTAVIQVGAIAAVLVYFFRDIVRFAAAWGRGLVNSRARQEHDYKFAWWVILATIPIVVAGLLFQSLVKGPLASLWVVAISLLAGSAIMWAADRFGTGKRGEAESTFADAMLVGSSQILALLFPGFSRSGATISTGLLRGLDRVAATRLSFFLSIPALTGAGLYELKDALGGGVEVLPLVVGTVVSFVVAYATIAWLLKFVAGHTFTAFVIYRVVVGVALLAALGSGVLSA, from the coding sequence TTGAGCGCGATCGATCTCGGCCAGTCGGTGATCCTGGGGATCGTGGAAGGCCTGACCGAGTTCCTGCCCGTGTCTTCCACTGGGCATCTGAAGATCGCCGAGGGGCTGCTCGGCATCCCGGTCGACGATCAGTCGGTGGTCGGGTTCACCGCGGTGATCCAGGTCGGTGCCATCGCCGCGGTGCTGGTGTACTTTTTCCGCGACATCGTGCGGTTCGCCGCGGCGTGGGGGCGCGGGCTGGTCAACTCGCGGGCGCGTCAGGAACACGACTACAAGTTCGCCTGGTGGGTCATCTTGGCCACGATCCCGATCGTTGTCGCCGGGTTGCTGTTCCAGTCGCTGGTGAAGGGGCCGCTCGCGTCGTTGTGGGTCGTCGCGATCTCGCTGCTCGCCGGCAGCGCGATCATGTGGGCGGCGGATCGGTTCGGGACGGGTAAACGTGGTGAGGCCGAGTCCACGTTCGCGGACGCGATGTTGGTCGGTTCGTCGCAGATCCTTGCGCTGCTCTTCCCGGGTTTTTCCCGCTCCGGCGCGACGATCTCGACCGGGCTCTTGCGGGGCCTGGACCGGGTCGCGGCCACGCGGTTGTCGTTTTTCCTGTCGATCCCGGCGCTGACGGGCGCCGGGCTCTACGAGCTGAAGGACGCGCTCGGCGGCGGTGTCGAGGTGCTGCCGCTCGTGGTCGGGACGGTCGTGTCGTTCGTCGTGGCCTACGCCACGATCGCGTGGCTGCTGAAGTTCGTCGCGGGGCACACGTTCACGGCGTTCGTGATCTACCGCGTTGTCGTGGGGGTCGCGCTGCTGGCCGCACTGGGATCGGGCGTCCTGTCCGCCTGA
- a CDS encoding type 1 glutamine amidotransferase — protein sequence MADSTLGIGLVLPDILGTYSDAGNAQVLQRRLQWRGTTATVLDIRHGDAVPSSLDLYLLGGGEDDAQALAVNHLRTHPGLQHAAARGAVVFGVCAGFQVLGTKFTTSDGVPHTGLGLLDAVTAPGSKRAVGEVVVDVADRLGTEPLTGFENHLGRTQVGNDSRALGPVRAGIGNGDGTEGALTGRVLATYLHGPVLARNPALADLLLAWALGATPSALPLPEIGTLRQERLRAAKRRPHR from the coding sequence ATGGCTGACTCCACGCTGGGCATCGGCCTGGTGCTGCCCGACATCCTGGGCACCTACAGCGATGCCGGCAACGCCCAGGTCCTCCAGCGCCGGCTGCAGTGGCGCGGCACCACCGCCACCGTCCTGGACATCCGGCACGGCGACGCCGTCCCGTCTTCCCTCGATCTGTACCTGCTGGGTGGCGGCGAAGACGACGCGCAAGCCCTCGCCGTCAACCACCTCCGCACCCATCCCGGATTGCAGCACGCGGCGGCCCGTGGCGCGGTCGTGTTCGGGGTGTGCGCGGGCTTTCAGGTGCTCGGCACGAAGTTCACCACTTCCGACGGCGTGCCCCACACCGGTCTCGGTCTGCTCGACGCGGTCACCGCTCCGGGTAGCAAGCGAGCGGTCGGCGAGGTCGTCGTCGACGTCGCCGATCGGCTCGGCACCGAACCCCTGACCGGTTTCGAGAATCACCTCGGCCGTACGCAGGTCGGCAACGACAGCCGCGCGCTCGGACCGGTCCGGGCCGGCATCGGCAACGGGGACGGCACGGAGGGCGCGCTCACCGGACGTGTCCTGGCGACCTACCTGCACGGTCCCGTCCTCGCCCGCAACCCCGCGCTGGCCGACCTGCTGCTGGCGTGGGCCCTGGGCGCGACACCCTCCGCGCTGCCGCTGCCGGAGATCGGTACCTTGCGGCAGGAACGTCTCCGTGCGGCCAAACGCCGGCCGCACAGGTAA
- a CDS encoding MurT ligase domain-containing protein, with protein sequence MESPSPPTALTGRARVSPGPGRLPARTRFAAAAARSAAAVSRLLGLGSGGIIGGRVALRLDPDTLRNLARDRTVVLVTGTNGKTTTALMLSRILETLGEVARNGDGANMPDGVTAALVAKPHAPVAVLEIDENYAPAVAAQVRPACLVLLNLSRDQLDRVGEVRTIERELRALVAALPGTTVIANCDDPLVTSAALASTRPLWVGAGQDWHADAVTCARCGQAVLHTPSGWCCTCGLTRPDPLWTLLGNTLENARGTSVTLDLRLPGRANAANAAVAVATAEHLGVSPNVAAVRLRTIDDVAGRYRRADVSGHAVRLLLAKNPAGWRETLPLIDPWASVVIAVNSGQADGRDTSWLWDVPFEQLRGRHVVAAGERATDVAVRLTYAEVQHTLCRRPLTAVSALPPGPVELVANYTAFRDAHQRLGDG encoded by the coding sequence GTGGAGAGCCCGAGTCCACCAACCGCGCTCACCGGGCGAGCCCGAGTGTCCCCGGGTCCGGGGCGGCTGCCGGCACGGACCCGGTTTGCCGCCGCCGCCGCCCGATCTGCCGCGGCGGTCTCCCGTCTGCTGGGGTTGGGGTCGGGCGGCATCATCGGCGGGCGCGTCGCTCTGCGGCTGGACCCCGACACATTGCGGAACCTTGCCCGGGACCGGACGGTGGTGCTGGTGACCGGCACCAACGGCAAGACGACCACGGCGCTCATGCTCAGCCGGATTCTCGAGACGCTGGGCGAGGTCGCCCGAAACGGCGACGGGGCGAACATGCCCGATGGGGTCACCGCCGCTCTGGTGGCGAAACCACACGCCCCCGTCGCGGTGCTCGAAATCGACGAGAACTACGCCCCGGCCGTCGCCGCGCAAGTGCGCCCGGCGTGTCTGGTCCTGCTCAACCTCAGCCGCGACCAGCTCGACCGCGTCGGCGAGGTGCGCACGATCGAGCGCGAGCTACGGGCGCTCGTCGCCGCGCTGCCGGGCACGACGGTGATCGCCAACTGCGACGACCCGCTCGTCACCTCGGCCGCGCTCGCCTCCACGCGGCCGCTCTGGGTCGGAGCGGGACAGGACTGGCACGCCGACGCGGTGACCTGCGCTCGCTGTGGCCAAGCCGTCCTCCACACCCCGAGCGGCTGGTGCTGCACGTGCGGCCTGACCCGGCCTGATCCACTGTGGACTCTGCTCGGCAACACCTTGGAAAACGCACGCGGCACGAGCGTCACACTCGACCTCCGGTTGCCGGGCCGGGCGAACGCCGCCAACGCCGCCGTCGCGGTCGCCACTGCCGAGCACCTCGGCGTGTCGCCGAACGTCGCCGCGGTCCGGCTGCGCACGATCGACGACGTCGCCGGCCGCTACCGCCGCGCCGACGTGAGCGGACACGCCGTGCGGCTCCTGCTGGCGAAAAACCCCGCGGGCTGGCGCGAAACCCTGCCGCTGATCGATCCGTGGGCTTCCGTGGTGATCGCGGTCAACAGCGGCCAGGCCGACGGACGCGACACGTCGTGGCTGTGGGACGTGCCCTTCGAGCAGCTGCGCGGGCGCCACGTCGTGGCCGCCGGCGAGCGGGCGACCGACGTCGCGGTGCGCCTGACCTACGCCGAGGTGCAGCACACCCTGTGCCGACGGCCACTCACCGCGGTCAGCGCCCTGCCACCTGGTCCCGTCGAGCTCGTCGCGAACTACACGGCGTTCCGCGACGCGCACCAGAGGCTCGGCGATGGCTGA
- a CDS encoding phosphodiester glycosidase family protein: MSADQLYPHPVSPHRPGPRPTAPQAAPAPPKRRWRRRIVLLLVAALVGYPAGTYAYALTYPGDASVSVRTVDWLRDMGLGGVVNAVENWWFTRHPPSSAAPSAGELPMMGGPATGGTGPRPQNLPVGPSASAGAGEWTPGARSGNQVAEYTTFIQPDPAHASVVAGVAWLNQSLVRTQLFAGTKDPGGPGPAAIPSEMHSTLVAAFNSGFQLKDCNGGFYLDGTTVSPLHDGMASVVIDNTGRVSVAQWGRDATMTANIAAVRQNLDLVIDHGAPVRGLDLNPAGHWGSASNQFQYTWRSGLGTDRAGNLIYVGGTGLTLHTLADAMVQAGIQQGMELDIHSPMVTFNSYRPGDPNAGATKLLPAMPGSVGRYLQPDQRDFFATSLRLPPATTP; this comes from the coding sequence TCCCCGCACCGGCCCGGCCCTCGGCCGACCGCTCCCCAGGCGGCGCCCGCGCCGCCGAAGCGACGCTGGCGGCGCCGGATCGTGCTTCTGCTCGTCGCGGCGCTGGTGGGCTATCCGGCCGGAACCTACGCCTACGCACTGACCTACCCCGGCGACGCGAGCGTGTCCGTCCGGACCGTGGATTGGCTGCGGGACATGGGGCTCGGTGGTGTGGTCAACGCCGTGGAGAACTGGTGGTTCACCCGGCACCCACCCTCGAGTGCAGCGCCATCGGCCGGCGAGCTGCCCATGATGGGCGGACCGGCCACCGGTGGTACCGGCCCTCGCCCGCAGAATCTCCCGGTTGGCCCGTCTGCCTCCGCCGGAGCCGGTGAGTGGACCCCCGGGGCCCGCAGCGGCAACCAGGTCGCCGAATACACCACATTCATCCAGCCCGACCCGGCCCACGCGAGCGTGGTCGCGGGAGTCGCGTGGCTGAACCAGTCCCTGGTGCGTACGCAATTGTTCGCCGGGACGAAAGACCCCGGCGGCCCTGGCCCCGCGGCCATTCCCTCCGAAATGCACAGCACACTCGTGGCCGCGTTCAACTCCGGTTTCCAGCTCAAGGACTGCAACGGCGGCTTCTACCTCGACGGCACCACTGTCTCGCCCCTCCACGACGGCATGGCCTCCGTCGTCATCGACAACACCGGGCGGGTGTCGGTCGCGCAGTGGGGGCGGGACGCGACGATGACGGCCAACATCGCCGCCGTGCGCCAGAATCTCGACCTCGTGATCGACCACGGCGCCCCAGTGCGGGGACTGGACCTCAACCCGGCAGGCCACTGGGGCAGCGCGTCGAACCAGTTCCAGTACACCTGGCGCTCAGGTCTGGGCACTGACCGGGCCGGCAACCTCATCTACGTCGGCGGCACCGGCCTGACCCTGCACACCCTCGCCGACGCCATGGTGCAGGCGGGCATTCAACAGGGCATGGAGCTCGACATCCACTCGCCCATGGTCACCTTCAACAGCTACCGGCCCGGCGACCCGAACGCGGGCGCGACGAAGCTGCTGCCCGCCATGCCCGGCAGCGTGGGCCGCTACCTGCAACCCGACCAGCGCGACTTCTTCGCCACCTCCCTGCGCCTTCCACCGGCGACGACGCCGTGA